The Carnobacterium sp. 17-4 genome has a window encoding:
- a CDS encoding NADPH-dependent FMN reductase, whose amino-acid sequence MTNKSVFTRMSEVLFGKNEQTTKIEEKRNKIMKIGIISGSVREGRNSAAVTEWIHEFAVNRNDEGVEYEMVALADYDLPLLGAKLPEDRQAAAGAAIQAWSEKMASFDGYVFITPEYNHAVGGALKNALDFLKPEVANKAAALVGYGSLGGARAHENMRSILGELSVATVHTTTNFSLIADFENMSVFKPNDYNKVNAQGMFADLLLWTKALNTIR is encoded by the coding sequence TTGACTAACAAATCGGTATTTACTCGAATGAGCGAAGTTTTATTTGGGAAGAATGAACAAACAACAAAAATAGAAGAAAAGAGGAATAAAATTATGAAAATCGGTATTATCTCAGGAAGCGTACGTGAAGGAAGAAACTCAGCAGCGGTAACAGAATGGATTCACGAATTTGCAGTAAACAGAAACGACGAAGGTGTCGAATATGAAATGGTTGCTTTAGCAGATTACGATTTACCATTATTGGGAGCTAAACTTCCTGAAGACCGCCAAGCAGCAGCAGGCGCAGCAATTCAAGCATGGTCTGAAAAAATGGCTTCATTTGATGGATATGTATTTATCACTCCAGAATACAACCATGCAGTAGGTGGGGCATTGAAAAATGCTTTAGATTTCTTGAAACCAGAAGTTGCTAATAAAGCAGCTGCATTAGTTGGATACGGTAGCCTAGGTGGCGCACGTGCTCACGAAAATATGCGTTCTATCTTAGGAGAATTAAGTGTTGCTACTGTGCACACGACAACAAACTTCTCGTTAATAGCAGATTTTGAAAACATGAGCGTTTTCAAACCAAATGACTACAATAAAGTTAATGCACAAGGCATGTTTGCTGACTTATTATTATGGACTAAAGCTCTTAACACAATTAGATAA
- a CDS encoding ring-cleaving dioxygenase has protein sequence MKKTAGIHHITAIVGHPQENIDFYAGILGLRLIKKTVNFDDPSTYHLYFGDDGGKPGTIITFFPWAGAAQGKIGGGQVGVTTYAIPVGSLSYWENRLSKFAIRYEKTSRFSETYLQFEDYHGLQLELVERADGQLNNWTFGEVTPDVAIKGFGGAILYSTDPISTIETLQETMGLEKIAEEDDLIRLRAYGEIGNIIDVKQSALAQGIMGVGTVHHIAWRAKDEADHVDWQDYVYNKGYGVTEIKDRNYFNAIYFREYGDILFEIATDTPGFAHDESYETMGQSLKLPTQYESAREKLTPKLIPIEVRELD, from the coding sequence ATGAAGAAAACAGCAGGTATTCACCACATTACAGCTATCGTTGGGCACCCTCAAGAAAACATTGATTTCTATGCCGGTATTTTAGGTTTGCGACTTATTAAAAAAACTGTCAATTTTGATGATCCAAGCACGTATCATTTATATTTTGGAGATGACGGTGGAAAGCCGGGGACTATTATTACTTTCTTCCCTTGGGCTGGAGCTGCACAAGGAAAAATTGGGGGAGGTCAAGTTGGCGTGACCACTTACGCTATTCCAGTTGGATCCTTATCTTATTGGGAGAATAGATTAAGCAAATTTGCAATCCGTTACGAAAAAACAAGTCGTTTTAGTGAAACCTATTTACAATTTGAAGACTACCATGGTTTACAACTAGAATTAGTTGAACGTGCAGATGGTCAACTTAATAATTGGACTTTTGGAGAAGTAACACCTGATGTAGCAATAAAAGGGTTTGGCGGAGCGATATTGTATTCAACTGATCCAATTTCAACGATTGAAACACTTCAAGAAACAATGGGTTTGGAAAAAATTGCCGAAGAAGACGATCTTATTCGATTGAGAGCTTATGGAGAAATTGGAAATATTATCGATGTTAAACAAAGTGCACTTGCTCAAGGGATAATGGGCGTTGGGACTGTCCATCATATTGCGTGGCGCGCAAAAGATGAAGCCGATCACGTTGATTGGCAAGACTATGTTTATAACAAAGGGTACGGTGTAACAGAAATAAAAGACCGCAACTATTTTAACGCTATCTATTTTAGAGAATATGGCGATATTTTATTTGAAATAGCAACCGATACTCCTGGTTTTGCACATGATGAATCTTATGAGACAATGGGACAAAGCTTAAAGCTACCAACTCAGTATGAAAGTGCCCGAGAAAAATTAACCCCTAAGCTGATTCCAATTGAAGTCAGAGAATTGGATTAA
- a CDS encoding ring-cleaving dioxygenase, producing the protein MNEFAGIHHVTAITSSAEKIYDFYTNVLGLRLVKKTINQDDIHTYHLFFADESGSPGTDMTFFDFPNVPKGSKGTDDISRTSFRVPTDAALDYWFKRFNKYAVNHGEIKEMFGVKTLTFEDFDEQQYQLISDEKDTGVASGKPWHKGPVPDEFAITGLGPIFFRVSNFDYMKQVLEKVLLFKEIAVEGDYHQFEVGEFGGNGAQIIVESNTSMPRGRQGYGSVHHVAFRAKNRENLDYWTERMQSFGLPNSGYVDRFYFESTYTNIYPGILFELATDEPGFIDDEESIEILGETLALPPAFRNDRNRIESLVRPIDTVRSTKVFEKEYLD; encoded by the coding sequence ATGAACGAATTTGCAGGAATTCACCACGTAACCGCAATAACAAGTAGCGCTGAAAAAATTTATGACTTTTATACAAATGTCTTAGGTCTTCGCTTGGTTAAAAAAACAATCAACCAAGATGACATTCACACTTATCACCTATTTTTCGCAGATGAAAGTGGCAGTCCAGGAACGGATATGACCTTCTTTGATTTTCCGAATGTTCCAAAGGGATCAAAAGGAACGGATGACATTTCAAGAACTTCTTTTCGTGTACCAACTGATGCAGCGCTAGATTATTGGTTTAAGCGATTTAATAAATATGCTGTTAATCATGGAGAAATCAAAGAAATGTTTGGGGTTAAAACTTTAACATTTGAAGATTTTGATGAACAACAATATCAATTAATCTCGGATGAAAAAGATACTGGAGTCGCTTCTGGAAAACCTTGGCATAAAGGTCCTGTCCCTGACGAATTTGCCATTACTGGTTTAGGTCCTATTTTCTTTAGAGTTTCAAATTTTGACTATATGAAGCAAGTTCTTGAAAAAGTTCTTTTATTCAAGGAAATCGCAGTCGAGGGGGATTACCACCAATTTGAAGTTGGGGAATTTGGTGGTAACGGCGCTCAAATCATTGTTGAATCAAATACGAGTATGCCACGTGGAAGACAAGGATACGGCAGCGTACACCATGTTGCTTTCCGTGCAAAAAATCGTGAGAATCTTGACTATTGGACGGAACGGATGCAAAGTTTTGGGCTGCCAAATTCAGGATATGTCGATCGTTTCTATTTTGAATCAACGTATACAAATATCTATCCTGGTATTTTATTTGAACTAGCTACAGATGAACCTGGATTTATTGATGATGAAGAATCCATTGAAATTTTAGGTGAAACACTTGCTTTACCACCAGCTTTTAGAAATGACCGTAATCGTATTGAATCATTGGTACGTCCTATTGATACTGTACGAAGCACAAAAGTATTTGAAAAAGAGTATCTAGATTAA
- a CDS encoding alpha/beta hydrolase — protein MKHLFIKGKDQTKPTLLLLHGTGGTERDLLPLATEIDPDANLLSVRGNVSENGMPRFFRRLAEGIFDEEDLIFRTKELNAFLDEAASQYEFDRTNILAIGYSNGANIAASLLFHYGDALSGAIFHHPMVPRRGISLPDLSSKSVFISAGTNDPICPSKESEELYATLEKAHAKVEIHWESNQHQLTYSEVTAAAKWYQLTYA, from the coding sequence ATGAAACATTTATTTATTAAAGGAAAAGATCAAACGAAACCGACTTTGCTTCTGCTACATGGAACTGGAGGCACTGAACGTGACCTGCTTCCTCTTGCAACAGAAATCGATCCAGATGCAAATCTTTTAAGTGTCCGAGGAAATGTTTCGGAAAATGGTATGCCACGCTTTTTCCGCCGACTTGCTGAAGGAATCTTTGATGAAGAAGATTTAATTTTCCGTACAAAAGAATTAAATGCATTTCTTGATGAAGCTGCTAGTCAATATGAGTTTGACCGCACAAACATTTTAGCTATAGGGTATTCAAATGGAGCAAACATTGCTGCTAGTCTTCTCTTTCATTATGGTGATGCATTGTCTGGAGCTATTTTCCACCATCCGATGGTCCCTAGAAGAGGCATTTCTTTACCCGATTTATCAAGTAAGTCTGTCTTTATCAGTGCTGGAACAAACGATCCAATCTGCCCTTCAAAAGAGTCAGAAGAATTGTATGCTACACTGGAAAAAGCACATGCAAAAGTTGAAATTCACTGGGAAAGTAATCAACATCAATTAACGTATAGCGAAGTTACTGCTGCAGCCAAATGGTACCAACTAACTTACGCTTAA
- a CDS encoding cupin domain-containing protein — protein sequence MEFRDHGKKPYMFDIEEATIQNNNFRTTIWTGENLQLTVMSIKENEEAGLEVHEGIDQFIRIVEGQGVCKIGETKDNLNFERAITKNDAVMVPENMWHNIINTGGKPLKFYTLYSTPEHKEGTIHISREDAPPQVD from the coding sequence ATGGAATTTAGAGATCATGGCAAAAAGCCTTATATGTTTGACATTGAAGAGGCAACTATCCAAAATAATAATTTCCGTACCACGATTTGGACAGGTGAAAATCTACAACTGACGGTGATGTCCATTAAGGAAAATGAGGAAGCAGGATTAGAAGTTCATGAAGGCATTGATCAGTTCATACGTATTGTAGAAGGTCAGGGCGTATGTAAAATTGGTGAAACCAAAGATAATTTAAACTTTGAAAGAGCCATTACCAAGAATGATGCTGTAATGGTGCCTGAAAATATGTGGCACAACATCATCAATACAGGTGGCAAACCCTTAAAATTTTATACATTATACTCTACACCAGAACACAAAGAAGGAACAATTCATATTTCGCGCGAAGATGCACCACCACAGGTTGATTAA
- a CDS encoding sulfite exporter TauE/SafE family protein, whose protein sequence is MSVSVIILVILIVFLGSLTRSTFGFGDSVISMPLLALLPLPIHTSVSLIGLTGLSVGLMAIFSAWKYIDRRILILLSISTFIGIPIGLYLVKNMPQERVTLILGVFLLFYGVYSLIKQRFQLELPKNWKESNFLPLPFGLLSGVLGSAYNMNGIPIVIYGTFRDWEMKTFQSTLQSHFIISSLLIVTGQALGGLWSKELFIFYIASIPAIYLAHKIGKGIRQRLPVHRFETLLFFFIIFLGIMLLLSVS, encoded by the coding sequence ATGTCTGTTTCTGTCATTATTTTAGTTATTTTAATCGTTTTTTTAGGTTCATTGACCCGTTCTACTTTTGGGTTCGGAGATTCAGTTATTTCTATGCCTTTATTAGCGTTACTTCCACTTCCTATTCATACAAGTGTTTCTCTTATTGGTTTAACGGGTTTGTCTGTGGGGCTCATGGCCATATTTTCTGCATGGAAGTATATTGATCGCCGTATTCTTATTCTTCTTTCAATTAGCACTTTTATCGGAATTCCTATTGGGCTTTATCTAGTCAAAAATATGCCTCAAGAAAGAGTAACACTAATTCTAGGAGTTTTTCTTCTTTTCTACGGTGTTTATTCACTGATAAAACAACGATTCCAACTGGAGTTACCTAAGAATTGGAAAGAAAGCAATTTTTTGCCATTGCCTTTTGGCCTTCTTTCAGGTGTTCTTGGAAGTGCCTATAACATGAACGGAATTCCTATTGTAATTTATGGAACCTTTCGAGATTGGGAAATGAAGACTTTTCAAAGTACTCTACAAAGTCATTTTATTATTTCAAGTCTTTTAATAGTTACTGGACAAGCGTTAGGGGGATTGTGGTCAAAAGAGTTATTTATCTTTTATATTGCTTCGATTCCAGCAATTTATCTAGCCCACAAAATTGGCAAGGGAATTCGACAACGACTTCCGGTTCATCGATTTGAAACTCTCTTATTCTTTTTCATTATTTTTTTAGGAATAATGCTCTTATTAAGCGTATCCTAA
- a CDS encoding NupC/NupG family nucleoside CNT transporter has product MNKVITILGIIVMLGIVYLLSDNKKAINKRTVFTALGAQIVLSLFLIKVPIGSWIIEQLASGVTKLFSFANEGLTFVFGDLFGQGYFFIDVLGVIIFLSGLTGILGYLGVVGWVVKIIGGAVGKLLGTEKAESFVAVANMFLGQTESPFLVAKYLPNMTKSELMTVLVSGMGSMSASILVGYNLLGIPMKWLLITTALVPFGSMLVAKILTPETEVSQVSDVTLDRKGSNTSIFSAMAEGINNGLQMVLGIGASLIAVISIVALLNSILGLVGTSFTEALGYVFLPIGWLMGLNGSEAMIAGQILGTKMSINEFVAYADLAPMMAELSDRAVAMLSIAVGSFGAFASIAICVTGLSVFAPTRKNDLSKLALRGMLGGFIVPILSAMFVGLFL; this is encoded by the coding sequence ATGAATAAAGTAATCACGATTTTAGGAATTATCGTTATGTTGGGGATTGTTTATCTCTTATCTGATAATAAAAAAGCTATTAATAAAAGAACAGTCTTTACTGCTTTAGGAGCGCAAATTGTTTTGTCCTTATTCTTAATTAAAGTTCCTATTGGTAGTTGGATCATTGAACAATTAGCAAGTGGTGTGACAAAGCTGTTTAGTTTTGCTAATGAAGGACTAACTTTTGTGTTTGGAGATTTATTTGGACAAGGGTATTTCTTTATTGATGTACTGGGAGTCATTATTTTCTTATCGGGCTTAACAGGTATCCTAGGTTACTTAGGTGTAGTTGGTTGGGTAGTGAAAATCATTGGAGGTGCTGTAGGTAAACTGCTAGGTACAGAGAAAGCAGAGTCGTTTGTAGCGGTGGCAAATATGTTCCTAGGCCAAACAGAATCTCCTTTCTTAGTAGCCAAATACCTGCCAAATATGACGAAATCAGAGCTGATGACGGTTTTGGTTTCAGGAATGGGCTCAATGTCAGCTTCTATTTTAGTAGGGTATAATTTGCTAGGTATTCCTATGAAATGGTTACTGATCACAACTGCCTTGGTGCCATTTGGGTCAATGCTGGTTGCTAAAATTTTGACACCTGAAACAGAAGTCAGCCAAGTATCAGACGTAACCTTAGACCGTAAAGGATCTAATACGTCAATTTTTTCTGCGATGGCTGAAGGAATCAATAATGGTTTACAAATGGTTCTAGGTATCGGTGCTAGTTTGATTGCTGTGATCTCAATTGTAGCCTTATTAAATAGTATTTTAGGTCTAGTAGGAACGAGTTTTACAGAGGCTTTAGGTTATGTCTTTCTGCCGATTGGTTGGTTGATGGGGCTAAATGGTTCTGAAGCAATGATCGCCGGGCAAATTTTAGGTACAAAAATGTCTATTAATGAATTTGTCGCTTATGCCGATTTAGCGCCTATGATGGCTGAATTATCTGACAGAGCAGTAGCTATGTTATCCATTGCTGTAGGTAGTTTTGGAGCATTTGCTAGTATCGCGATTTGTGTAACAGGATTATCAGTATTTGCACCAACTAGAAAAAATGATCTATCTAAACTTGCTCTACGAGGAATGCTAGGCGGATTTATTGTTCCTATCCTATCTGCTATGTTTGTTGGATTATTTTTATAA
- a CDS encoding deoxynucleoside kinase, translated as MAILVIGGMIGAGKTSVAELLGGSLGTEVFYENVEDNEILPLFYTASEEEQRVKRYPFLLQLEFLNSRFKSIKEALHNQNNVLDRSIYEDWYFAKVNTKLGRISETEFSIYEKLLNNMMEELQELPKKSPDLMIYLQGSFETILYRIGLRGRDFEQDQGLLDYYRALWEGYDNWVAKHYDASEVLIINIDKIDVVNNPADAYTVVTMVKDKLAEMEIGNK; from the coding sequence ATGGCGATTTTAGTAATTGGTGGAATGATCGGAGCAGGGAAAACAAGTGTGGCTGAACTTTTAGGAGGTTCTTTGGGTACTGAGGTCTTTTATGAAAATGTAGAGGACAACGAAATCTTACCTTTGTTTTATACGGCAAGCGAAGAGGAACAAAGAGTAAAAAGGTACCCATTCTTACTGCAATTGGAGTTTTTAAATAGTCGGTTTAAAAGCATTAAAGAGGCGCTACATAACCAAAACAATGTTTTAGATCGATCAATCTATGAGGACTGGTATTTTGCGAAAGTAAATACTAAACTAGGGCGTATTTCTGAAACGGAATTTAGTATATATGAAAAGTTGCTTAATAATATGATGGAAGAATTACAAGAATTGCCAAAAAAATCACCTGATTTAATGATCTATTTGCAAGGGTCTTTTGAAACGATTCTTTACCGTATTGGTTTGCGCGGCAGAGACTTTGAACAAGATCAGGGGTTGTTAGACTATTATAGAGCCCTGTGGGAAGGTTATGACAATTGGGTTGCCAAACATTATGACGCCTCTGAGGTGTTGATTATCAACATAGATAAGATTGATGTAGTCAATAACCCGGCAGATGCTTATACGGTTGTAACAATGGTTAAAGATAAATTAGCAGAGATGGAGATAGGTAATAAATGA
- a CDS encoding AraC family transcriptional regulator — MIGKSETKHYRDEIEFLIILSGAAVIEINHTSFPIRQGDFIQLMPYHVNRLLIDKKQPIQLFRIRFSIGLLLLISTDKTRYLNAIKNLDRSLPIISLDEEARKQIEFLCESVYTEKQTTNGNMEALHISLVAYLSYFSHKTQQLPSKEAGFQRNLTWKILEYIQIHHQEKLTLQMVSKELKIKEEFLNSQLRELTGRTFYQLLNQVRIRNAVALFQFDDLSINQIGKICGYQTEAYFYKMFKEIMGSTPLDYREKLMDRPYSGKSYDAWETAIYILEHCRKELSIEEVALAMNLSKKKINHLLSTTFDVTFKGLLNHFRVQIGKTFLVSLEMTVQEVALLVGFADSTVFIRNFKTVYGVTPKQLAKKEKEVWIDKKRELR; from the coding sequence ATGATTGGTAAGTCTGAAACAAAACATTATCGAGATGAAATTGAATTTCTCATTATCCTTTCCGGTGCTGCAGTGATTGAAATTAATCATACCTCTTTCCCTATAAGGCAAGGAGATTTCATCCAGCTTATGCCTTATCACGTGAACAGGCTGCTCATTGATAAAAAACAGCCTATCCAACTTTTCCGTATTCGTTTTTCTATAGGATTGTTACTATTGATTAGCACAGATAAAACAAGGTATTTAAATGCAATCAAAAATTTAGACAGATCTCTTCCCATTATTTCGCTAGATGAAGAGGCTAGAAAGCAAATCGAATTTTTATGTGAGTCAGTTTATACTGAAAAGCAGACAACAAATGGAAATATGGAAGCGTTACATATTTCGTTGGTAGCCTATTTATCTTATTTTTCGCATAAAACCCAACAATTGCCATCAAAAGAAGCGGGATTTCAACGAAATTTGACTTGGAAAATCTTAGAATACATCCAAATTCACCATCAAGAAAAACTGACACTTCAAATGGTCAGCAAGGAATTGAAAATAAAAGAAGAGTTCTTAAATAGTCAACTGAGAGAACTTACAGGTAGAACTTTTTATCAGTTATTAAATCAAGTACGCATTCGGAACGCTGTAGCTTTGTTTCAATTTGATGATTTATCCATTAATCAAATCGGGAAAATCTGTGGTTACCAAACTGAAGCATATTTTTATAAAATGTTCAAAGAAATTATGGGCTCCACACCCTTGGATTACCGTGAGAAATTGATGGATAGACCCTATTCAGGAAAGTCCTATGATGCATGGGAAACAGCTATTTACATTCTTGAACATTGCCGCAAAGAACTTTCGATTGAAGAAGTAGCCTTAGCAATGAATTTGTCTAAGAAAAAGATCAACCATTTACTCTCTACAACGTTTGATGTGACATTTAAAGGATTACTTAATCATTTTCGTGTTCAAATCGGAAAGACTTTTTTAGTTTCCCTTGAAATGACTGTTCAAGAGGTGGCTTTATTGGTAGGATTTGCAGACTCTACTGTCTTTATCCGAAATTTCAAAACTGTTTATGGGGTAACGCCAAAACAATTGGCAAAGAAAGAAAAAGAAGTATGGATAGACAAAAAAAGAGAGTTGAGATAA
- a CDS encoding NAD-dependent epimerase/dehydratase family protein, translating to MSKVFVLGGTGFLGYYTVKELLSKGYEVKTMALPPMPTDDLLSSEVECSLGNINELTDGEIRSLLADCESFIYAAGADERIVPQKPALKFFYEANVLPTQRLARLAKEAGIKKFVLFGSYFAEFAERLPEYQLRNQAYPNTRLLQEQVAFAEGEGNMIVTSLRLPYIFGTISGRTPLWKMYTDQIKGKSVYPVLKGGTAMVTVEQVAEAAVGAMEKGKHRHTYAISALNMKFQDFFQMMVDALGQSETTQVPVVDYEKMKPVYEEIDRNAAEKGLEHGMHMVVSTKLQTEDLYLDPKDTMSVLGIKDHDVLQSIKETLVKCVQD from the coding sequence ATGTCAAAAGTATTTGTATTAGGTGGAACAGGATTTTTAGGTTATTACACAGTAAAAGAATTATTGTCTAAAGGTTACGAAGTCAAGACAATGGCGTTACCTCCAATGCCCACAGATGATTTATTGTCATCGGAAGTAGAATGCAGCTTAGGAAATATCAATGAATTAACAGATGGCGAAATTCGCTCATTACTAGCAGATTGTGAAAGCTTTATTTATGCCGCTGGAGCAGATGAACGAATTGTTCCACAAAAACCAGCTTTGAAATTTTTCTATGAAGCAAATGTGTTACCAACACAACGATTGGCACGGCTGGCTAAAGAAGCGGGAATAAAGAAATTTGTCCTTTTTGGTTCTTACTTTGCTGAGTTTGCAGAAAGATTGCCTGAATACCAATTAAGAAACCAAGCTTATCCAAATACTCGCTTATTACAAGAACAAGTGGCATTTGCAGAAGGAGAAGGCAATATGATCGTTACTTCTTTACGCTTACCTTATATTTTCGGAACAATATCTGGAAGAACACCTCTGTGGAAAATGTACACCGATCAAATAAAAGGCAAATCTGTTTATCCGGTATTGAAAGGTGGCACAGCTATGGTTACTGTCGAACAAGTGGCAGAAGCAGCTGTTGGTGCTATGGAAAAAGGGAAACACCGTCATACTTATGCTATTTCAGCATTAAATATGAAATTCCAAGATTTTTTCCAAATGATGGTAGATGCACTAGGACAATCCGAAACCACTCAAGTTCCTGTAGTCGATTATGAAAAAATGAAACCTGTTTATGAAGAAATAGATAGAAATGCCGCTGAAAAAGGCTTGGAACACGGTATGCATATGGTCGTAAGTACTAAACTTCAAACAGAAGATCTATATCTTGATCCAAAAGATACAATGTCTGTGTTAGGAATAAAAGACCACGACGTTCTCCAGTCTATTAAAGAGACTTTAGTAAAATGTGTCCAAGATTAA
- a CDS encoding DUF1858 domain-containing protein, translating to MKEISLDSSVYELVTAYPEIQHVLFDLGLKDIQKPGMLETVGRYMTIPKGAKMKKIDLQVIIDQLEQLGFTIKE from the coding sequence ATGAAAGAAATCAGTCTAGACTCTTCTGTTTACGAACTAGTTACAGCGTACCCAGAAATTCAGCACGTTTTATTTGATTTAGGTTTAAAAGACATCCAAAAACCTGGCATGTTAGAGACTGTAGGAAGATATATGACTATTCCAAAGGGAGCAAAGATGAAAAAAATTGATTTGCAAGTCATTATTGATCAATTGGAACAACTAGGCTTTACTATTAAGGAGTGA
- a CDS encoding DUF438 domain-containing protein, protein MENNTVQRQKKIVEILTLLHEGGEFEEAKRLFDESFDGVDVSEITSAERELIASGLDPSEIQHLCNVHAAVFKGSIRDIHRSNYEHEYPGHPVHTLKLENRVIHSLLEDEIQEVFDRFANGDFSQKERLQHALLDLTQIDKHYARKETLIFSYMERYGITAPPKVMWGVDDAIRVAIKDVNLYLSSEKVAINPLRDKIKHIITEVEEMIFKEEEIMVPMVLDVFSLTDWQRIAEDSLDIGFAFIPKPLNWKPSKDALAQEKDQQESRSQAAKNAAAMTAAISQAPPITETEHYDWQDDPLSEGSIVLPTGVLQLKELTAIFGVLPVDLTFVDNEDRVRFYSEGKNRVFPRTNSVIGREVINCHPPKSMHMVQKILDDFRNGERNEAEFWINLRGKMIYIRYHAIHDPETTNYLGCLEVTQDITEIQKIHGEHRLLSESN, encoded by the coding sequence ATGGAAAATAATACTGTTCAACGTCAGAAAAAAATTGTTGAAATTCTAACCTTACTTCATGAAGGTGGAGAGTTTGAAGAAGCAAAGCGTCTTTTTGATGAGTCATTTGATGGCGTAGATGTCAGCGAAATTACATCTGCAGAAAGAGAGTTAATTGCTAGCGGTTTGGATCCTTCAGAAATTCAACATCTATGCAATGTTCATGCGGCTGTATTCAAAGGTTCTATTAGAGATATCCATCGTTCAAATTATGAACATGAATATCCTGGCCATCCCGTTCATACTTTAAAGCTAGAAAACAGAGTGATCCACTCACTCTTAGAAGATGAAATTCAAGAAGTTTTTGACCGATTTGCTAACGGAGACTTTTCTCAAAAAGAACGGCTACAGCATGCTTTATTAGATTTGACACAAATTGATAAGCATTATGCACGAAAAGAAACATTGATTTTTTCTTATATGGAACGGTATGGCATTACTGCACCACCAAAAGTTATGTGGGGTGTTGATGACGCTATCCGTGTAGCTATCAAAGATGTAAATCTTTATTTAAGTAGCGAAAAAGTTGCAATTAACCCTCTTAGGGATAAAATCAAACACATCATAACAGAAGTAGAAGAAATGATTTTTAAAGAAGAAGAAATTATGGTTCCAATGGTTTTAGATGTTTTTTCCTTAACGGATTGGCAAAGGATTGCTGAAGATAGCTTAGATATTGGTTTTGCTTTTATTCCTAAACCTTTAAATTGGAAACCGAGTAAAGATGCTCTAGCACAAGAAAAAGATCAGCAAGAATCTCGGTCACAAGCAGCAAAAAATGCCGCTGCTATGACTGCAGCTATCTCGCAAGCTCCTCCTATTACCGAAACAGAACATTACGATTGGCAAGACGATCCATTAAGCGAAGGATCTATCGTTTTACCAACCGGTGTCCTTCAGTTAAAAGAATTAACGGCTATTTTTGGTGTTTTACCTGTAGATCTCACTTTCGTAGACAATGAAGATCGCGTACGCTTCTATTCAGAAGGAAAGAATCGTGTTTTTCCCCGTACAAATTCTGTTATTGGACGCGAAGTGATTAACTGTCATCCTCCTAAAAGTATGCATATGGTTCAGAAAATTCTTGATGACTTTAGAAACGGAGAAAGAAATGAAGCAGAATTTTGGATTAATTTACGTGGAAAGATGATTTACATTCGCTATCATGCTATTCATGATCCTGAAACAACCAACTATTTAGGCTGTTTAGAAGTTACACAAGATATTACTGAAATTCAAAAAATCCATGGAGAACATCGATTGTTGAGTGAGAGCAACTAA
- a CDS encoding chorismate mutase — protein MTFEPTESSNTYYNESLLSIDKKICELLNQRKEVLGENTIFPPDEVVSSLADEYDLQEEYLQSLFTTMAMEASLKPMVVPVEFKKYVPVLKIYENDGVIYTVTFIRQYANASVLYLDTDWEETKDNIEVNYSSDFFELSINDTYDCRSEGGGGTTGHMSQNYIISPALPDDVTGIELIFKEPGRPFNENPTGFEFTIKLG, from the coding sequence ATGACATTTGAACCAACTGAAAGCTCAAACACTTATTATAACGAAAGTCTTTTATCAATTGATAAAAAGATTTGTGAATTATTAAACCAACGTAAAGAAGTTCTAGGGGAAAATACAATTTTTCCACCAGATGAGGTCGTTTCTAGTTTGGCGGACGAGTACGACCTACAGGAAGAGTATTTACAATCGCTCTTTACGACAATGGCAATGGAAGCTAGTCTCAAGCCAATGGTTGTGCCTGTTGAATTCAAAAAATATGTGCCAGTACTTAAGATTTATGAAAATGATGGAGTCATCTATACGGTGACCTTTATTCGGCAGTATGCTAACGCTAGTGTGTTGTATCTAGATACAGATTGGGAGGAGACAAAAGATAATATTGAAGTTAACTATAGTTCTGATTTTTTTGAATTATCCATTAATGATACATACGACTGCCGTTCAGAAGGCGGCGGGGGAACAACCGGGCATATGAGTCAGAACTACATTATCTCACCCGCTTTGCCAGATGATGTTACTGGAATTGAACTCATCTTTAAAGAACCCGGCAGACCTTTTAATGAAAATCCAACGGGTTTTGAATTTACAATTAAACTAGGATAA